A single region of the Anaerolineales bacterium genome encodes:
- a CDS encoding response regulator, with amino-acid sequence MAKILIVEDSPDMRQLISDLLDSLGHEVIEAEDGLEGVKTALRALPDLIIMDLMMPNASGDTTLRFMRGTPELQKIPVLVVSAHADVAAIAKSVGADSWMAKPIRIDELSERIRTMLETPKPA; translated from the coding sequence ATGGCAAAGATATTGATCGTTGAAGACTCCCCCGATATGCGTCAGTTGATTAGTGATCTGTTGGATTCACTGGGGCATGAGGTGATCGAGGCGGAAGATGGCTTAGAAGGGGTGAAAACTGCCCTGCGTGCCTTGCCCGATCTGATCATCATGGATTTGATGATGCCCAACGCCTCTGGGGATACCACCTTGCGCTTTATGCGGGGGACGCCCGAACTTCAGAAAATACCGGTATTAGTTGTCTCGGCTCATGCCGATGTGGCAGCCATAGCGAAAAGTGTCGGGGCGGATTCGTGGATGGCAAAACCGATCCGCATTGACGAACTGAGCGAACGTATCCGCACCATGTTGGAGACGCCGAAACCCGCCTGA
- a CDS encoding aldo/keto reductase family protein, translated as MQYRRLGHAGMKVSAISFGGWINYGEGKVAEDTAKEVVEAAYANGINYFDLADVYGRGEAEKQMGAVLKKYPRHTLVIATKVFWPMSDDVNDQGLSRKHIFESIDKSLQRLGTDYVDIYFCHRPDPDTPMIETIRAMDDLVRMGKVLYWGTSVWSGAQIREALDICAKGGYYPPQTDQPQYSMVWRDAVEKDVLPVAEPNGMGLVVFSPLAQGLLTGKYDSGLPEDSRFAREGWVRERFLTETNVNKVKALKPIADDLGITRSQLALAWILRQPGVSSAIIGATKVAQLEDNVAAANVTLTPEVITRIEAVLA; from the coding sequence ATGCAGTATCGACGGCTAGGACATGCCGGAATGAAAGTCAGCGCCATTTCCTTTGGGGGATGGATCAATTATGGTGAGGGGAAGGTTGCTGAGGACACTGCCAAAGAGGTGGTTGAAGCCGCCTATGCCAACGGGATCAATTACTTCGATCTTGCCGATGTTTACGGGCGCGGCGAGGCAGAAAAACAGATGGGTGCGGTGCTGAAGAAATACCCCCGACACACTCTTGTCATTGCTACAAAGGTCTTTTGGCCCATGTCCGACGATGTGAATGATCAAGGCTTGTCACGCAAGCACATCTTTGAGAGCATCGATAAAAGCCTGCAACGGCTTGGGACAGACTATGTGGATATTTACTTTTGCCACCGTCCCGACCCGGACACGCCCATGATTGAGACGATCCGTGCGATGGATGATTTGGTGCGGATGGGGAAGGTTTTATACTGGGGAACATCGGTCTGGTCGGGGGCGCAGATTCGGGAAGCGCTGGATATCTGTGCAAAGGGTGGGTATTACCCGCCCCAAACCGATCAACCGCAGTATTCGATGGTCTGGCGCGATGCTGTTGAAAAGGATGTGCTGCCCGTCGCCGAGCCGAATGGTATGGGTTTAGTGGTCTTTTCGCCCCTTGCCCAGGGCTTATTGACAGGGAAGTATGACAGCGGCTTGCCCGAAGATTCGCGTTTTGCCCGCGAGGGGTGGGTGAGAGAACGCTTCCTGACCGAGACGAATGTAAACAAGGTGAAGGCGTTGAAACCGATTGCCGATGACTTGGGGATCACCCGTTCGCAGTTGGCATTGGCGTGGATATTGCGTCAGCCCGGTGTGAGCAGCGCAATCATCGGGGCAACGAAAGTTGCCCAGTTGGAGGATAACGTTGCCGCCGCCAATGTGACCCTGACTCCAGAGGTGATCACCCGCATTGAGGCGGTGCTGGCTTAG
- a CDS encoding YciI family protein: MKYIFLRYEKEASRQAWTPEDFQKEMSDYKVFGAELQSRNLMIGGEALHDTNTATTARFRERKTLTTDGLFAETHEQLGGFYIVDGKDLDEASELAAKIPGAAEGCVEIRPLVVFE, translated from the coding sequence ATGAAGTACATTTTCTTGCGCTACGAAAAAGAAGCCAGCCGTCAGGCGTGGACTCCTGAGGATTTCCAAAAGGAAATGAGCGACTACAAGGTTTTTGGGGCAGAGCTACAGTCTCGGAATCTAATGATCGGAGGCGAGGCGCTCCATGATACGAATACGGCAACGACAGCACGCTTCCGCGAGAGGAAAACGCTCACGACGGATGGTCTTTTTGCCGAGACTCATGAGCAGCTAGGCGGATTCTATATCGTGGATGGCAAAGACCTTGACGAGGCAAGCGAACTGGCGGCAAAGATTCCCGGCGCAGCCGAGGGCTGTGTTGAAATCCGTCCGTTGGTTGTCTTTGAGTAA
- a CDS encoding glycoside hydrolase family 31 protein: protein MDRSIERAKLRYQIRRWLAERRYGRQTPSGTFSTPGKVTGYTASERGITLTCQQGVLRLSVITPDMIQVRFQPSGKFPVPFSYAVAKVMWSDAPYTIGETDEAISLSAGEIICQVSRTDARLTFLNAARSVIAADAEPLAWREGEMTLTRTLPVEEACLGLASQPVGIDLRGTRYPIWNTDPVGTARKKLPSYFTIPFYLGVQGSFASGLFWDNPSRGYVDVGAAQRDQLVFASELGEFRYYQIVGRDADAVLARYTELTGRMPMPPLWALGFHLSRWSYTPADKVREIANELRRRNIPCDALYLDIDYMDGYRCFTWNPVDFPAPAVLIGELADQGFKTVAILDPGIKVDPTYSVYQSGLSENIYLKYPNGKPFIGPVWAADSVFPDFTSGKARIWWRAHFEAILKPGIAGVWNDMNEPVIFNRGSKTEMPDAVRHDFEGQGASHVEMHNVYGMLMARASREALEKARPDKRPFNIVRAAHAGAQRYASNWTGDNVSDWDHLKLAISMTVNSGLAGLAFTGPDVGGFFGDCEPELFTRFLQLAALMPFFRVHTSAGTRPQEPWAFGAETEQIAKRIIELRYELLPYLYSVFAECTQNGKPMIRPLLLADPADEALRGIEDAYMVGESILVAPVVEKGATKRDVRLPKGRWYDFFSGEGYEGGRTITIPASLETLPIFIRAGHVIPMWTVQQYVGEKPITELALNAYRGDGEITLYEDAGEGLDYQKGVYRWLYFTCKATSDGGLMLSWRQAGKFDPGYKRVRCRIYGVVSEPTEVLIDDRKAPLWYHENGVVEFTANRPFETAKIVGQSEPTSDLTLTRNPLKDG from the coding sequence ATGGATCGCAGCATTGAACGGGCGAAACTTCGCTACCAGATTCGACGCTGGTTGGCGGAGCGGCGCTATGGACGGCAAACACCAAGTGGGACGTTCAGCACACCGGGAAAAGTGACGGGCTACACCGCCAGCGAACGGGGAATCACGCTTACCTGCCAGCAAGGGGTGCTGCGGCTGAGCGTGATCACGCCGGACATGATCCAAGTTCGCTTTCAGCCGTCGGGAAAGTTTCCCGTCCCCTTTTCCTACGCGGTAGCAAAGGTCATGTGGAGCGATGCCCCCTACACAATTGGCGAGACCGATGAGGCGATCAGCCTCTCGGCGGGGGAAATTATCTGTCAGGTGAGCCGCACCGATGCCCGCCTGACCTTCCTCAACGCTGCCAGATCAGTGATCGCGGCGGATGCCGAACCGCTGGCATGGCGAGAGGGCGAAATGACCCTGACGCGCACACTTCCCGTCGAGGAAGCCTGTCTAGGTTTGGCGTCGCAGCCTGTGGGGATTGATCTACGCGGGACGCGCTACCCCATTTGGAACACCGATCCGGTTGGCACAGCGCGAAAGAAACTCCCTAGCTATTTCACCATTCCGTTCTATTTGGGTGTTCAGGGTTCATTTGCCAGCGGCTTGTTTTGGGATAACCCCAGTCGGGGGTATGTTGATGTGGGGGCAGCACAGCGCGATCAACTTGTCTTTGCCTCAGAGTTAGGGGAGTTCCGCTATTATCAGATTGTCGGGCGGGACGCCGATGCCGTCCTTGCCCGCTACACGGAACTGACCGGACGAATGCCCATGCCGCCGCTTTGGGCGCTCGGCTTTCACCTCAGCCGTTGGAGCTACACCCCCGCTGACAAGGTGCGCGAAATTGCCAATGAACTGCGCCGCCGGAACATCCCCTGTGATGCGCTCTACCTTGATATTGATTACATGGATGGCTACCGCTGCTTTACGTGGAATCCGGTAGATTTCCCCGCTCCGGCAGTGTTGATTGGGGAGCTTGCCGATCAGGGCTTTAAGACAGTGGCGATTCTCGATCCTGGAATCAAGGTAGATCCCACCTACAGCGTTTATCAAAGCGGGCTGTCCGAAAATATCTACCTCAAATATCCGAATGGCAAACCCTTTATCGGACCCGTTTGGGCGGCGGATTCAGTCTTTCCCGATTTCACCAGCGGCAAGGCGCGAATCTGGTGGCGCGCCCACTTTGAAGCGATCCTCAAGCCGGGGATTGCGGGCGTGTGGAACGATATGAACGAACCGGTGATCTTCAACCGAGGGAGCAAAACAGAGATGCCCGATGCCGTGCGTCACGATTTTGAAGGGCAAGGGGCAAGCCACGTTGAAATGCACAATGTCTATGGGATGCTCATGGCACGCGCCAGCCGCGAGGCGCTGGAAAAAGCGCGTCCTGATAAACGTCCGTTCAATATCGTTCGGGCGGCGCACGCCGGAGCGCAGCGCTACGCCTCCAACTGGACGGGCGATAACGTCTCGGATTGGGATCATCTGAAGCTGGCAATCAGTATGACGGTGAATTCGGGGTTGGCGGGGTTGGCGTTCACGGGACCGGACGTGGGCGGCTTTTTTGGCGATTGTGAGCCGGAACTTTTCACCCGCTTTCTGCAACTAGCGGCGCTGATGCCCTTCTTTCGTGTTCACACCTCGGCGGGGACACGCCCCCAAGAACCCTGGGCATTTGGGGCGGAGACAGAACAGATTGCCAAGCGCATCATTGAACTGCGCTATGAACTGCTCCCTTACCTGTATTCTGTCTTTGCCGAATGTACACAGAATGGCAAACCGATGATTCGCCCGCTGCTGCTGGCTGATCCGGCGGATGAGGCGCTGCGGGGCATTGAGGATGCCTATATGGTTGGGGAGTCAATACTGGTTGCCCCAGTGGTTGAAAAAGGGGCAACAAAACGGGATGTGCGCCTTCCCAAAGGGCGTTGGTATGACTTTTTCAGCGGGGAAGGCTATGAGGGTGGACGGACAATCACTATCCCCGCTTCGTTGGAGACACTGCCCATCTTCATTCGGGCGGGGCATGTCATTCCGATGTGGACGGTGCAGCAATATGTGGGGGAAAAGCCGATCACCGAGTTGGCGCTGAACGCCTACCGAGGGGATGGCGAGATCACGCTTTATGAGGATGCCGGGGAGGGGTTGGACTATCAGAAAGGGGTTTACCGCTGGCTCTATTTCACCTGCAAGGCGACGAGCGATGGTGGCTTGATGCTCAGTTGGCGGCAAGCGGGAAAATTTGATCCCGGCTACAAGCGCGTCCGCTGTCGCATCTATGGCGTTGTTAGCGAGCCGACAGAGGTGCTGATTGATGATCGCAAAGCGCCTCTGTGGTATCACGAAAATGGTGTGGTCGAGTTCACCGCCAACCGTCCCTTTGAGACAGCGAAAATCGTTGGGCAGTCTGAACCAACAAGCGATCTAACGCTTACGCGCAACCCTCTGAAGGATGGCTAA
- a CDS encoding CoA pyrophosphatase — MTSTIPPITLDVLRAALALPNFDVIAARMRMAPSVRPFQRLEREGKAKQSAVLMLTYPHPPSPDLHLVLIQRAEGHGAHSGQISFPGGRQEAGETPIETALRETDEEVGANGADILGQFESLYVPPSDFEIHPVIGYTPLRPEWKPHAAEVAAILEAPLSVLLDDSLKGHEPFVRGEITFEKHYYLICGQQVWGATAILLSELERRLRAVLAE; from the coding sequence ATGACAAGCACCATCCCTCCGATCACATTGGATGTTTTGCGGGCAGCCCTGGCGCTCCCCAACTTCGACGTGATCGCCGCACGGATGCGGATGGCGCCTTCCGTGCGCCCTTTTCAGCGGTTGGAGCGCGAGGGGAAGGCGAAACAATCCGCCGTCCTCATGCTCACTTACCCCCACCCGCCCTCGCCCGATTTGCATCTTGTTCTCATCCAGCGTGCCGAAGGGCATGGGGCGCATAGTGGGCAGATCAGCTTTCCCGGTGGGCGTCAAGAGGCGGGCGAAACGCCTATCGAAACGGCGCTCCGCGAAACAGATGAGGAAGTGGGCGCAAACGGGGCAGATATCTTAGGGCAATTTGAATCGCTCTATGTGCCGCCCAGCGATTTTGAGATTCACCCTGTCATTGGCTACACCCCCCTGCGCCCTGAGTGGAAGCCTCATGCAGCGGAAGTCGCCGCCATCCTTGAAGCGCCGCTCTCCGTGCTGCTGGATGATTCGCTCAAGGGGCATGAGCCGTTTGTGCGGGGTGAGATCACCTTTGAGAAGCACTACTACCTCATCTGCGGGCAGCAGGTCTGGGGGGCAACAGCGATTTTGCTCTCCGAACTGGAGAGGCGGCTGCGGGCGGTCTTAGCCGAGTAA